CCGACCGCGACCTGTGGAACGTCCTGCGATGGGAGCGCAGCGACTGGACGACAGCCTGGTCCAAAGCCAACTACTGGTACGCGATGCGCGACAGCCAGGGCAACACCTTCACCTACACCGAAGGCGACATCGACCGGGGCTCCAAACCGTGAACGACATCCACGCCAGCCACCTCAACAACCAGGACGGAGGAACCGCGATGACCATCACCCTCTACACCAAGCCCGGATGCGTGCAATGCCGCGCCACCGCCCGTCAGTTCGACAAAGCCGACGTGCGCATCGACACCATCGACGTCTCCGTCGACACCGCAGCCGCACAACTCCTCGAGGACCTCGGCTACCGCAGCGTGCCCGTGGTCATCGCAAACGGGCAGTCGTGGGCCGGACACCGGCCCGACCGCATCGACGCGGTGATCCGCCAGACGGCAGAGGCGATGTCATGCCCGCGACTCTGAGCGAGGAACAGCGCCACCTGATCGCCTTCGTCGCACGGACCAACGGAACCATGCTGCTGGAGGCCATGATCGACGACCACGCAATGCAAGCTCTGCTCGCCCGGGCCGGAGGGGCCACGGCCCCAACCGCCCCCGACGGCGCCCCGGACTGGATGACCAGCTACTGGACCGTCGCAGACAAATTCGTCAGCCCCGGCCGCGACAAGATGCGCGTCAAAGTCACCGCCGCCCAGGTCCGCAAGCTCGGCCGCAGCCTGCCCGCAGGCCTGCACGCCGAGATTCGCCAATGCCTCGACGCCCACGGTGCCGAGCGCGAGCGCACCCGCGAATGGTGCTACTGCCCCTACGCGCACACCGCCCCCAACGCTCACAGCGGGCCCTGCGCCCGCCACCACCCCAGCGCCGACGAGGACGCCGAGCACCGCCACCGCGCCGCCGAACTGCGCACCTGGTCGCAAACACTGCTGCGCCAAGCCCTGTACCCCGCCGCCGGCGTCCAGCTCGACCTGTTCGCCACCCTGCGCTGACAACCTTCCTGCCGACCAAAGGACACCGCGATGACACCCACCCCCGCACGCACGCACACCATCGTCGAAATCGACCAAGGCACCGCCACGCCCATCACCTTCGACCTCGGCACCGCAAACGAGTACGGCGACTTCGACGCCGCCGCATACGCAGGCAACCTCTATCTGAGCATCAACGGACGCCTCTACGGGTCGCTCTACATCCGCCACGACGCCGCAGCCGGTCACCCCACCATCACACTCGGCCAGTACGACCCGGCCACACAGCAGTGGGAGCCACGCAACGAGATCGGGCCCGAGCTGCAAGGCGAGACCTGCTGACCCCCTGAACAACAGCCACCGCGCGGCCACCCCGAAACACACTGCGCCACAGGGTGACGCCGCCATATCTGGTTGCCTATAGCCACCCATTCATGGTAGGCTATAGGCACCCACTCAGGAAGAAGGGACCGGCGATGAGCACCTGCACCTGCCACTCGATCCGCGAAGGCCACGGCGGAATCACCTACACCCTGCACATCCTCGGCGTCCTGTGCGACCACTGCGAAGGCGCCATCGCCGACGCCCAAGCCCAGGCCGACGCCGACGCCATGACCACCGCCGAACAGATCGCCGCCCGCTGGGACTACGCCCGCCGCTACTGCCTTCCCCGCCGACGCCCCGGAGCCCCCATTGCCTCCGACGCAGCCCCGTTTTGACCCACCCACCCCGACCCGCTCCAGAAACCCCCCTCGAGAAAGGCCCGTCCAGATGACCCTCACCCTCACCGACCTGTTCTGCGGAGCCGGTGGAAGCTCCACAGGCGCAATAGCGTTCGGCAACGTCACGGTCAAGACAGCCGCCAATCACTGGGCAAAAGCCATCGAGACCCACAGCCTCAACCATCCCGACGCAGACCACATCCAGGCCGACCTCTCCCAGATCGACCCCCCGGTACTTCCCCAACACCGACCTGCTGTGGGCCAGCCCGAGCTGCACCAAGCACAGCATCGCCCAAGGCAAGAAGCGCCAGGATGCCCAGCCCGACCTGTTCGGCGAGACGCTGCCCGAGGAGGCCGCCGAACGCTCCCGCGCCACCATGTGGGATGTCGTCCGCTTCGCCGAGTACCACCAATACATCGCGGTCATCGTCGAGAACGTTGTCGACGTGGTGTTCTGGCCGCCGTTCCAGGCGTGGCGCATGGCGATGGAATCCATCGGCTACACCGGGCAGCTCGTCTACCTCAACAGCATGCACGCCCAGCTTTTCGGGCCCGGCGCCCCGCAGTCCCGCGACCGCTTCTACGCGGTATTCACCCGCACCGCAGACCCCCGCCCCGATGTGTCGCGGCTGGTGTCCCCACACGCGGTCTGCCCCGAGTGCGGCCCGATCCGTGCGATGCAGGTCTTCAAGCGTCAGGACCGCCCCAAGTGGGGCAAGTACCGCTCCCAGTACGTCTACCGGTGCCCTAACACCACCTGCCGCAACCAGATCGTGGAGCCGCTGTTCCGGCCCGCCGCCGAGATCATCGACTGGTCGCTGACCGGCACCCGCATCGGCGACCGCACGCGCCCGCTGGCCGACAAGACAATGGCCCGCATCGCCGCCGGAATCGAACGGTTCTGGACCCCGATGCTGGTCCCAGTCGAGGGACGCGACGGCAAGACCGCCGTCCCCGTCGATCAGCCCGCCCGCACCATGACGACCCGCAACGAGACCGGCCTGCTGGTCCCGACCGGCGGCACCTGGCGCACCGAGGCCATCCCCACCAGCGAGCCGATCCCGACCCGCACCACCCGCGAGAACGACGGCATCGCCTTCCCCGCCTTCGTCGCCGAACTGCGCGGCGGATCCAGCGACGCCCGCGCGGTGTCCGAGCCGCTGGCCACCGTCACCGCCTCCGGCAACCACCACGGCCTGGTCTACGCCGACCGCACCCGCCCCCTCATCACGAGCTTCTACGGATCCGGCGGCAACAGCACCGTCGACCATCCGCTGCCCACAGTCACCACCCTCGAACGACACGGATTGCTCAACCGCGGCCCGGTCCCCACACCGCCGCCGGTCATCGACATCAACGATGTCTACTTCCGGATGCTGGAGCCCCGCGAGATCACCGCCGCGATGGACTTCCCCAGCCACTACCGCATGGTCGGCACCAGGCGCGAGCAGGTGCGGCTGGCAGGCAACGCCGTCACCCCGCCCGCCGCCCGCGACCTCGTGGGCCTGGTCATCGAAACCGTCACCGGCGAAACGCTGCAACCCGTCGGCTGAAGCCACCCGGTGGGGGGTGCTCCCCCCACCCCCACCGGGTCCGCCGCCCCATACCCCCCGACTACCGACAGGACCGAAGGACCACCGCCAATGAAGTACTTCTATCTCGGAACGAGTGAGGTGCGCTGGCTCGGCCAGGCCAACGTCCCGCTGTTCATCTCCCATCGCCGATTGGCGACCCGCAAGAGCTTCCCGCGTGCGCTCACCGGATGGGCACTCGATTCCGGTGGCTTCACCGAACTGTCGATGTACGGCCAATGGCGCACCACCGCCCGCGACTACAACACCGCGGTCTGGCGCTACGACCAAGAGATCGGGAACCTCGAATGGGCCTCGCCCGGCGACTGGATGTGCGAACCCGAACAACTCGCCCGCACCGGGCTCAGCGTGCGCGAGCACCAGCGCCGCACCATCGCCAACTTCCAACAACTGCAAGACCTCTGGCCCGGCCCCGACTTCGACGTGCCCTACGTGCCGGTCCTACAGGGATGGTCAGCTGACGACTATCGGCGATGCGTCGACATGTACTACGCCGCCGGCGTCGATCTGTCGCAGTGCTTCCTCGTCGGCGTCGGCACCATGTGCCGCCGCCAGGCCAGCGCCGAGATCGACGTCATCCTGTCGACCATCCAGCGCCACGACCCCGAGATCCCACTCCACGCCTACGGGCTGAAGCTTTCCGGTCTCAAGCGCTACGGCCACAGAGTCCTCAGCGCCGATTCCATGGCGTGGAGCTGGGCAGCGCGAATGAGCGATCCGCTGCCCGGCCACACCCACGCCTCGTGCAACAACTGCCTGCCTTACGCCCTGGCCTGGCGCCAACGCATCCTCACCGTGCGCCCCTCAGGACAGATGAGCTTGTTCGATGCGGCTTGACGCCTACCCCTATTGTGCGGCGCCGTCGCCCTGGCGGGCGCCGGATGCCCGCCTGACGGCGAGCGCGTCCGTAGCCCCTCACCCTCACCCGTCAGCAGGGGTGCCCAGCCTAATCGGCCGCGGGCCGAGTGACCTTTTCGGCCCAATCAAGCTCGCTCCCGCTCGCGGGCCGAAAACCCCGCTGCGCCCGGCGCGGACTCTCCGGGGTTGACCCCCCACCCCTCGACCGATTGGCCGCACCCCAGCGCTAACCGGCGCACCGCATCACCAACCCGAACGGAGCACACGTCATGACCAACATCGCCAGCGCCACCACGGACCCGTCGAACAACACCGCCCACGACCCGACCAACCATCCCGGCGCCGCGATCGTGCACCCGGCCGCCCACAGCACCCGCCTGTCACTGGCCCTGGCCCGCGCCGACATCCACACCGCCATCAACGCCGTCGACGACCACCGCCGCCGCCAATACGCGCTGGCCGCCCGCGACTACGCCGCCGAGGTCCTCTGCGATCCCACCTCAACACCCTCGGAAATGCAGTACGCCGGCTACTACTTCGCCGACGCCGAAGCGATCATCGCCCCAACCAGCGCAGATCCCGACGCCTAACCCATCCGCCGAGCTGGCCCGTCCTCACCCAAGGGCGGGCCAGCTC
This genomic stretch from Mycobacterium dioxanotrophicus harbors:
- a CDS encoding glutaredoxin family protein; this encodes MNDIHASHLNNQDGGTAMTITLYTKPGCVQCRATARQFDKADVRIDTIDVSVDTAAAQLLEDLGYRSVPVVIANGQSWAGHRPDRIDAVIRQTAEAMSCPRL
- a CDS encoding deazapurine DNA modification protein DpdA family protein, which produces MKYFYLGTSEVRWLGQANVPLFISHRRLATRKSFPRALTGWALDSGGFTELSMYGQWRTTARDYNTAVWRYDQEIGNLEWASPGDWMCEPEQLARTGLSVREHQRRTIANFQQLQDLWPGPDFDVPYVPVLQGWSADDYRRCVDMYYAAGVDLSQCFLVGVGTMCRRQASAEIDVILSTIQRHDPEIPLHAYGLKLSGLKRYGHRVLSADSMAWSWAARMSDPLPGHTHASCNNCLPYALAWRQRILTVRPSGQMSLFDAA